From Jeotgalibaca dankookensis, one genomic window encodes:
- a CDS encoding SMI1/KNR4 family protein, with protein MKTYLFPTNLEENLAISYQKKQLTPTLSTEDLPESYLTLLREQNGGYVRKLIVPTKEPTSDGLDYAYLHYIFGLHSIRAFTIPYQDFLPDYFIIFSAHQQQYFAFDYSKQGDEPSIRYIDTETDNWQTVAPNFTHFLEELKKGEEALPLIGAFTQIQANHAFLMVQDSQRLEALFQHLEAIEDKHWYFEWLYYFAKQDNYRQIVFSALETQISYFRLYLPNNAQEVFDLFPEKAAWIQSELTV; from the coding sequence ATGAAAACCTACTTATTTCCAACTAATTTAGAGGAGAACTTGGCAATATCCTACCAGAAAAAGCAACTAACTCCTACTTTATCAACGGAAGATCTACCAGAAAGTTACCTAACGTTACTACGGGAACAAAATGGTGGTTATGTTCGTAAGCTTATTGTTCCCACTAAAGAGCCTACCTCTGATGGTTTGGATTATGCCTATCTTCATTATATTTTTGGGCTTCATTCTATAAGAGCATTTACAATTCCTTATCAGGATTTTCTACCGGACTATTTTATTATCTTCAGCGCCCATCAGCAACAGTATTTTGCTTTTGATTATTCAAAACAAGGGGATGAGCCTAGTATTCGGTATATCGATACCGAAACAGACAATTGGCAAACAGTTGCACCTAACTTCACTCATTTTCTAGAAGAGTTAAAAAAAGGGGAAGAAGCGCTTCCCCTTATTGGTGCGTTCACACAAATTCAAGCGAATCATGCCTTTTTAATGGTTCAAGATTCACAACGGTTAGAGGCACTTTTCCAACATCTTGAAGCCATTGAAGATAAGCACTGGTATTTTGAATGGCTTTATTATTTTGCAAAACAAGATAACTACCGTCAAATCGTTTTTTCAGCTTTGGAAACACAAATTAGTTATTTTCGTTTGTATTTACCAAACAATGCACAAGAGGTTTTTGATTTATTTCCAGAAAAAGCTGCTTGGATCCAGTCCGAGTTAACTGTTTAA
- the fba gene encoding class II fructose-1,6-bisphosphate aldolase — MSRLVSMTEMLNKALEGKYAVGQFNINNLEWTQAALEAAQAENSPIILGVSEGAAKYMGGHLVVSSMVNALLETMDITVPVALHLDHGSSYDSCKSAIDAGYSSVMIDMSHYPIDENIENTKKVVDYAHSKGASVEAEIGTVGGTEDGVTGGVQYADAQESLRMVLEAKVDALAAALGSVHGPYSGEPKLGFKEMKEISDLTHTPLVLHGGSGIPKHQIEKAIEYGHSKINVNTELQQVWTKAVREKLAADADVYDPRKVIAPGKEAIVETVRKTMNIFGSSNKA; from the coding sequence ATGAGTCGTTTAGTAAGTATGACAGAAATGTTAAACAAAGCTTTAGAAGGTAAATATGCAGTAGGGCAATTCAATATTAATAACTTGGAATGGACGCAAGCTGCATTAGAAGCTGCTCAGGCAGAAAATTCTCCAATTATATTAGGAGTTTCAGAAGGTGCTGCTAAATACATGGGTGGACATTTAGTCGTTTCATCAATGGTAAATGCATTACTAGAAACAATGGATATTACTGTACCTGTTGCTTTACATTTAGATCATGGTTCAAGCTACGATAGTTGTAAATCAGCAATTGATGCAGGTTACTCCTCAGTGATGATTGACATGTCACATTATCCAATCGATGAAAATATTGAAAATACAAAAAAAGTAGTAGACTACGCACATTCTAAAGGTGCCTCAGTTGAAGCTGAAATTGGAACAGTTGGTGGGACTGAAGATGGTGTTACTGGTGGTGTTCAATATGCGGATGCACAAGAAAGCTTGCGCATGGTACTAGAAGCAAAAGTTGACGCACTTGCAGCCGCACTTGGTTCTGTTCACGGTCCATATTCTGGTGAACCAAAACTAGGTTTCAAAGAAATGAAAGAAATTTCTGACTTAACACATACACCGCTTGTTTTACATGGTGGATCAGGAATTCCTAAGCACCAAATTGAAAAAGCTATTGAGTATGGCCATTCAAAAATTAATGTTAATACTGAACTACAACAAGTTTGGACAAAAGCTGTTCGTGAAAAATTAGCAGCTGATGCAGACGTTTACGATCCACGTAAAGTCATTGCACCAGGTAAAGAAGCAATTGTTGAAACTGTCCGTAAAACAATGAATATTTTTGGTTCAAGTAACAAAGCATAA
- a CDS encoding UDP-N-acetylmuramoyl-tripeptide--D-alanyl-D-alanine ligase: MKPMRIIDVVKAVKAIDYSSDNRFAEITSVVFDSRKASRESLFVPLKGATDGHDYVQAAIANGATATLWSAPEEEAPEGIAVILVKDTLTALQDLARAYLNEINPKVVAITGSNGKTTTKDMTAAVLNAKYNVHKTEGNYNNEIGLPYTILEMPADTEVVVLEMGMSGFGEISLLSKLATPDVAAITLIGESHLEFLGSRRNIAKAKLEILEGLKSDGLFIYPIDEPLLREEMPIQGDYHKATFGIDHTASVYAYGIQSGKEETSFKVNIDETVIFSIPVLGEYNVQNALVALCIAEHFGISMLDAKGYLEHFELTENRSQWVPGIKGSQILNDAYNASPTSMKAVLEAYRHLPNEGRRFILLGDILELGEQSEKLHADLATAIDPEHFDQIYLYGEEMSALFEALKETFPSERLHYIKGDKAPLVSALQNTLEENDQLLIKASFGTDLLSVVKSLRVSY; the protein is encoded by the coding sequence ATGAAACCAATGCGTATTATTGATGTCGTAAAAGCGGTTAAAGCTATTGATTATAGTTCAGATAACCGTTTTGCGGAAATTACGAGTGTGGTCTTCGATTCACGTAAAGCATCACGAGAAAGTCTGTTTGTACCACTAAAAGGAGCTACGGATGGCCATGACTATGTGCAAGCAGCTATTGCTAATGGCGCTACTGCTACCTTGTGGAGTGCACCAGAAGAGGAAGCACCAGAAGGCATCGCGGTCATTTTAGTAAAGGATACACTCACTGCTTTACAGGACCTAGCTCGAGCTTATTTAAATGAAATAAATCCTAAGGTCGTGGCTATAACCGGTAGCAATGGTAAGACGACCACGAAAGATATGACTGCAGCTGTCTTAAATGCTAAATATAACGTCCATAAAACCGAAGGGAACTACAATAATGAAATTGGCTTACCGTATACCATTTTAGAAATGCCGGCGGATACAGAAGTTGTCGTTTTAGAAATGGGTATGTCGGGATTTGGTGAAATTTCTTTGCTAAGTAAACTTGCGACGCCTGATGTTGCAGCGATTACTTTGATTGGCGAAAGTCATCTGGAATTTCTCGGAAGTCGCCGTAATATCGCAAAAGCTAAACTAGAGATTCTTGAAGGGCTAAAGTCTGATGGGCTCTTTATTTACCCAATTGATGAGCCACTTTTGCGAGAAGAAATGCCAATCCAAGGGGACTATCATAAAGCAACGTTTGGGATTGATCACACTGCTAGTGTCTATGCTTACGGGATTCAAAGTGGTAAAGAAGAAACATCATTTAAGGTTAATATTGATGAGACGGTGATTTTTTCAATTCCCGTTTTAGGCGAATATAACGTGCAAAATGCACTAGTAGCGCTCTGCATTGCAGAACACTTTGGGATTTCGATGTTGGATGCAAAGGGTTATTTAGAGCATTTTGAACTGACAGAAAATCGTAGCCAATGGGTGCCTGGAATCAAGGGTTCACAAATTTTAAATGATGCGTATAATGCTAGTCCAACTTCAATGAAGGCTGTTTTAGAAGCGTATCGTCACTTACCTAATGAAGGGCGTCGTTTTATCTTGCTTGGAGACATTTTAGAATTAGGTGAGCAATCTGAAAAACTTCATGCAGATTTAGCAACTGCTATTGATCCTGAGCATTTCGATCAAATTTATCTCTATGGCGAAGAAATGTCTGCTTTATTTGAAGCGCTTAAAGAAACTTTTCCATCTGAGCGTTTACATTACATTAAAGGTGATAAAGCACCGCTGGTTTCGGCTCTTCAGAATACGCTTGAGGAGAACGACCAACTCTTAATTAAAGCAAGTTTTGGAACTGATTTGTTATCGGTTGTAAAAAGCTTGCGAGTATCTTATTGA
- the rho gene encoding transcription termination factor Rho has translation MKDMLNLRELEQKTLKEIYAYAKEYKIPYYSQMNKKELAHAVIRAQEEKQGFFMTEGILDIISSEGFGFLRPINYSPSQEDIYISSSQIRRFDLRNGDKVGGKARPPKSSERYYGLMQVNSVNGKDPNLAKERTHFPGLTPIYPNKRINLEINQKNITNRMIDLISPIGFGQRGLVVAPPKAGKTSILKSIANGISENYPDVELIMLLIDERPEEVTDLERSVDGDVVYSTFDQEPSNHVRVSELVLERAMRLVEDKRDVVILMDSITRLARAYNLVIPPSGRTLSGGIDPAALYRPKRFFGAARNIEDGGSLTIISTALVDTGSRMDDVIYEEFKGTGNSELVLSRELSERRIFPAIDIKKSGTRRDDLLLDSKELEAIWKLRKTMRGDTLHYTEEFLKQLRTTVTNDDFVKRITLMN, from the coding sequence TTGAAAGACATGCTGAACTTGCGTGAGCTAGAACAAAAGACATTAAAAGAAATTTATGCTTATGCCAAGGAATACAAAATCCCTTACTACAGCCAAATGAACAAAAAAGAATTAGCACATGCGGTTATCCGCGCTCAAGAAGAAAAGCAAGGCTTCTTTATGACAGAAGGTATTTTAGATATTATTTCTTCAGAAGGTTTTGGTTTTTTAAGACCTATTAACTATTCTCCTAGCCAAGAAGATATCTATATATCATCTTCGCAAATTCGTCGTTTTGATTTGAGAAACGGGGATAAAGTTGGTGGAAAAGCAAGACCGCCTAAATCATCCGAGCGCTATTATGGCTTAATGCAAGTCAATAGTGTCAATGGGAAAGATCCTAATCTTGCCAAAGAGCGAACGCATTTCCCGGGCTTAACCCCTATCTATCCCAATAAACGGATTAATTTGGAAATTAACCAAAAAAATATTACCAATCGAATGATTGATTTAATTTCGCCAATTGGCTTTGGACAAAGAGGGCTAGTCGTTGCACCACCAAAAGCTGGTAAAACCTCGATCTTAAAGAGTATTGCAAATGGAATTAGTGAAAACTATCCGGATGTAGAATTGATTATGCTCTTAATCGATGAAAGACCGGAAGAGGTAACGGACCTTGAGAGAAGCGTTGATGGTGATGTGGTCTATTCAACCTTTGACCAAGAGCCCTCGAATCACGTCCGCGTCAGTGAACTCGTTTTAGAGCGCGCTATGCGTTTAGTAGAAGACAAACGTGATGTCGTTATTTTAATGGATAGTATTACCCGTTTAGCCCGTGCTTATAATCTCGTGATTCCTCCAAGTGGCCGTACACTGAGTGGTGGGATAGACCCGGCTGCTTTATATAGACCAAAACGCTTCTTTGGAGCGGCGCGAAATATAGAAGATGGCGGTAGCTTAACGATTATTTCAACGGCATTGGTTGATACTGGTAGCCGAATGGACGATGTTATCTATGAAGAATTTAAAGGAACCGGAAACTCGGAACTGGTTCTGTCACGAGAATTATCAGAAAGACGTATTTTCCCAGCGATTGATATTAAAAAATCGGGAACACGTCGGGATGATCTATTATTAGATAGTAAAGAACTGGAAGCAATTTGGAAACTGCGGAAAACAATGCGCGGCGATACTTTGCATTATACAGAAGAGTTTTTAAAGCAACTGCGAACAACAGTAACAAATGATGATTTCGTCAAACGAATTACTTTGATGAACTAA
- the traF gene encoding conjugal transfer protein TraF, whose protein sequence is MDYQTAVSDFIELNATEVEERLEEGKETILFIGKPTCPFCQRFVPKLKHVQEENGLTVHYLNSINTQTDSQIKALRDKLNVPLVPQVVTITGPGEFTNLNIDSSASEEKLTELLVK, encoded by the coding sequence ATGGACTATCAAACAGCAGTAAGTGATTTTATAGAGTTAAATGCCACAGAGGTAGAAGAACGTCTGGAAGAAGGTAAAGAAACCATTCTTTTTATCGGTAAACCAACGTGTCCTTTCTGCCAAAGATTTGTACCTAAGTTGAAACATGTCCAAGAAGAAAATGGACTTACCGTTCACTATCTAAATAGTATCAATACGCAAACGGACTCACAAATTAAGGCACTTCGAGATAAACTAAATGTTCCTCTGGTCCCTCAAGTTGTAACAATTACTGGACCGGGTGAATTTACGAATCTAAATATTGACAGTAGTGCTTCCGAAGAAAAATTAACAGAATTATTAGTTAAATAA
- a CDS encoding DegV family protein → MKKFIITTESGSDLSEELIERYDIYIVPMHLSLGDRTIDDGSVPVEEIFQFYEKTNILPKTSGSTPEDYRYVFEKIVKKYPEAQIINIAYSAVTSVSYNSCRVAAEAFPNVHLVDSKNVSAGLTAIVVATAQFIEENPDVSPQDVIAFVEEIRERTHFSFLPQSLSYLRAGGRVSNVQFLGASVLKILPTIVLKDGYLVASKKYRGSFQRSIKKMVLDFLNDYDIEPGTVTVGGTPRLSESDVVIVITELSSHNFPNPKIFEAGAVIASHGGPGAFGLVGIEKKKGKD, encoded by the coding sequence ATGAAAAAATTTATTATTACAACTGAAAGTGGTTCGGATCTATCTGAAGAATTAATCGAGCGCTATGACATCTACATTGTTCCCATGCACCTTAGTCTAGGCGATCGAACAATTGATGATGGCAGTGTGCCGGTTGAAGAAATCTTTCAATTTTATGAAAAAACAAATATCCTTCCTAAAACTTCTGGTTCCACACCAGAAGATTACCGTTATGTATTTGAAAAAATTGTGAAAAAATACCCTGAAGCACAGATTATCAATATTGCTTATTCAGCTGTAACAAGCGTTTCTTATAATTCGTGTCGGGTTGCTGCCGAAGCGTTCCCGAATGTCCATCTTGTTGACAGCAAAAACGTTTCCGCCGGCCTTACCGCTATTGTCGTCGCAACGGCACAATTTATTGAAGAAAATCCTGATGTATCCCCGCAAGATGTCATTGCTTTTGTAGAAGAAATACGGGAACGAACACACTTTTCATTTTTACCACAATCATTAAGCTATTTACGCGCAGGGGGACGCGTTTCGAACGTTCAATTTCTAGGGGCGAGTGTCCTTAAAATTCTTCCTACCATCGTTTTAAAGGACGGTTACCTCGTCGCTTCCAAAAAATACCGCGGTTCTTTTCAGCGTAGTATCAAAAAAATGGTTCTTGATTTCCTTAATGACTATGATATTGAGCCAGGAACAGTGACAGTTGGCGGTACACCGCGCTTATCAGAATCTGATGTCGTGATTGTGATTACTGAACTATCTTCCCACAACTTCCCAAATCCAAAAATTTTTGAAGCGGGTGCTGTTATTGCAAGCCACGGTGGCCCAGGTGCTTTCGGCCTTGTGGGTATAGAAAAAAAGAAAGGCAAGGACTAA
- a CDS encoding D-alanine--D-alanine ligase — protein MKVFLIYGGKSAEHDISILTAHSIVKEIYYNYYDVVPIYITRDGEWLEGELLSQPLAHSEFLRLQAGDTKRMATEEGEHSVGIKISPAAIQSEDAVVFPVLHGPNGEDGTVQGLFEVLDMPYVGCGVLASAAGMDKIISKQLFQQAGLPQLPYVPVMRYDWQEDQEAIFQRCEGTLIYPMFVKPANMGSSVGISKAATREELRIAIEMAFEYDHRIVVEQGVEAREIEIAILGNDDVHASPAGEIIKHTDFYNYEEKYINNTTELSIPAEIPNELVEKLQEYATSAFRVLDGTGLSRCDFFVTSNNEIYLNEVNTLPGFTKFSMYPLLWEQAGLKYSDLVEELIQLALKRYSSKISRVQVN, from the coding sequence ATGAAAGTCTTTCTAATATACGGGGGAAAGAGTGCAGAACATGACATTTCAATTCTGACAGCTCACTCCATTGTTAAAGAAATATATTACAATTATTACGATGTTGTACCGATATATATCACTAGAGATGGTGAATGGTTAGAGGGAGAATTGTTATCCCAACCTTTAGCGCACTCTGAGTTTCTTCGACTACAAGCAGGAGACACAAAAAGAATGGCCACAGAAGAAGGGGAACATTCAGTTGGTATAAAGATTTCACCAGCAGCAATCCAATCAGAGGATGCCGTCGTTTTTCCTGTTCTACATGGCCCTAATGGCGAAGATGGGACCGTTCAAGGCTTATTCGAAGTGCTTGATATGCCGTATGTAGGATGTGGTGTATTAGCAAGTGCTGCCGGAATGGACAAAATTATCTCAAAACAATTATTCCAACAAGCAGGTCTTCCGCAATTACCTTACGTCCCCGTTATGCGCTACGATTGGCAAGAAGATCAAGAAGCTATTTTTCAACGTTGCGAAGGCACTTTGATTTATCCAATGTTTGTTAAACCTGCCAATATGGGTTCAAGCGTTGGTATTTCTAAAGCCGCTACACGTGAAGAGCTACGGATTGCGATTGAAATGGCGTTTGAATATGATCATCGAATCGTAGTAGAACAAGGTGTAGAAGCGCGTGAAATTGAGATAGCTATTCTAGGCAACGATGATGTCCACGCATCACCAGCTGGAGAAATTATTAAACATACGGACTTTTATAATTATGAAGAAAAATATATTAATAATACAACGGAACTCAGTATTCCAGCGGAGATACCTAATGAATTAGTTGAGAAACTTCAAGAGTATGCTACTTCAGCTTTTCGTGTTCTGGATGGGACTGGCTTGAGTCGATGCGACTTTTTCGTCACCAGTAACAATGAAATTTATTTAAATGAAGTGAATACTCTACCAGGTTTCACTAAATTTTCGATGTATCCTTTGCTATGGGAACAAGCTGGATTAAAATACAGTGACCTTGTAGAGGAATTAATTCAATTAGCTTTGAAACGCTATTCAAGTAAGATTAGTCGTGTCCAAGTAAACTAA
- a CDS encoding DEAD/DEAH box helicase, producing the protein MKFSELGLSPELLKSIEAMGFEETTPIQEQTIPLGLKGLDVIGQAQTGTGKTAAFGLPMLEKIDRNKRAIQGLVIAPTRELAIQTQEELYRLGREKRVSVQVVYGGADIGRQIRSLKNNPHIVVGTPGRLLDLIRRKSLKLNNVETLVLDEGDEMLNMGFLEDIEAIISETPADTRQTLLFSATMPPAIKRIGVKFMKSPEHVQIKASEMQANLIDQYFVKCKDFEKFDNMTRLFDVQNPELTIIFGRTKRRVDELANGLELRGYRAEGIHGDLTQKKRMSVLKDFKTGNLDILVATDVAARGLDITGVTHVYNYDIPQDPESYVHRIGRTGRAGKEGMSVTFVTPNEMGYLRTIEKLTGKAISPLRPPSDEEALVGQLKNAIDSIDTLVKETESEKYDRAIKHLMDKYTTEELASALIKSQTKEATEVPVTITPERPLPSRGGGKKGGSGYRGKSGGYKGKSGGSRSGDRRQSGDRNNKGRSFSKDRDSRPSSGGKRRDDRKGSSKGSGKPSFKIRSND; encoded by the coding sequence ATGAAATTTTCAGAACTGGGATTATCTCCCGAACTACTTAAATCAATCGAAGCTATGGGGTTTGAAGAAACTACCCCAATCCAAGAGCAAACTATACCTTTAGGATTAAAGGGGTTAGACGTTATTGGACAAGCACAAACAGGTACAGGAAAGACAGCAGCGTTTGGATTACCCATGCTAGAAAAAATTGATCGCAATAAACGCGCGATTCAAGGACTAGTCATTGCACCAACACGTGAGTTAGCGATTCAAACTCAAGAAGAATTGTACCGCTTAGGTCGCGAAAAACGCGTATCCGTACAAGTTGTTTATGGTGGCGCAGATATTGGCCGTCAAATCCGCTCCTTGAAAAACAATCCACATATCGTTGTTGGAACACCCGGACGTCTGTTAGACCTAATCCGTCGTAAATCCTTAAAATTGAACAATGTTGAAACACTTGTTTTAGATGAAGGTGACGAAATGCTGAACATGGGCTTCTTGGAAGACATCGAAGCAATTATTTCCGAAACGCCAGCAGATACACGTCAAACACTCTTGTTCTCAGCAACAATGCCGCCAGCAATTAAACGTATTGGTGTAAAATTCATGAAATCACCAGAACACGTTCAAATTAAAGCGTCAGAAATGCAAGCAAACCTGATTGATCAATATTTTGTGAAATGTAAAGATTTCGAAAAATTTGATAACATGACTCGTTTGTTCGATGTTCAAAACCCAGAATTAACCATTATCTTCGGACGTACAAAACGCCGTGTTGATGAATTAGCGAATGGTCTAGAACTTCGTGGTTACCGTGCTGAAGGTATCCATGGTGACTTAACTCAGAAAAAACGTATGAGTGTTCTAAAAGACTTTAAAACAGGTAATTTAGATATTCTAGTTGCGACAGACGTTGCAGCACGTGGTCTAGATATAACAGGTGTAACACACGTTTATAACTATGATATTCCACAAGATCCTGAAAGTTATGTTCACCGTATCGGCCGTACTGGTCGTGCTGGTAAAGAAGGTATGTCCGTTACATTTGTAACACCAAATGAAATGGGCTACCTACGCACAATCGAAAAACTAACCGGAAAAGCAATCTCACCATTGCGTCCACCTTCAGATGAAGAAGCGTTAGTTGGTCAACTGAAAAATGCAATTGATTCAATTGATACGCTTGTTAAAGAAACTGAATCAGAAAAGTATGATCGTGCAATTAAACACCTTATGGATAAATACACAACAGAAGAACTGGCTTCGGCACTTATTAAAAGCCAAACAAAAGAAGCGACTGAAGTTCCTGTTACGATTACACCAGAACGTCCATTACCAAGCCGTGGTGGCGGTAAAAAAGGTGGCAGCGGCTACCGTGGTAAGAGTGGCGGATACAAAGGAAAAAGTGGCGGAAGCCGTTCAGGCGATCGTCGTCAATCCGGAGACCGCAACAACAAAGGCCGTTCATTTAGCAAAGACCGTGACAGCCGTCCATCTAGTGGTGGCAAGCGTCGTGATGACCGTAAAGGATCATCAAAAGGTAGCGGTAAACCAAGTTTTAAAATAAGAAGTAACGACTAA
- a CDS encoding UDP-N-acetylglucosamine 1-carboxyvinyltransferase has protein sequence MKKIIIHGNKPLNGEVTISGAKNSTVALIPAAILADSEVTLEGIPDIQDVHSLIEILEEYNVSVDFDAEAGILKIDPTDMISIPMPSGKITSLRASYYFMGAILSKFGEGVIGLPGGCNLGPRPIDQHIKGFEALGATVRNEMGAIYLTSPEEGLVGNRIYLDVVSIGATINTILASVHAEGRTVIENAAKEPEIIDVCTLLNNMGAEIRGAGTDVIRVEGVEALHGCRHTVIPDRIEAGTYLAVAAAMGEHVLIKNVIVEHLESFVAKLEEMGVDMEIGEDSILVRQSDDLKMVHIKTLPYPGFATDLQQPLTPLLLKAKGNGTLIDTIYPKRVNHIPELNRMGASIKVESGTIYFDGPNELMGTEVTASDLRAGAAMVIAGLIAKGTTTIYGVENILRGYDGIVEKLTALGADIEMVGITE, from the coding sequence ATGAAAAAAATAATTATACATGGCAATAAGCCATTGAATGGCGAAGTAACGATTAGCGGTGCGAAGAATTCTACCGTAGCGTTAATTCCGGCAGCCATTCTGGCAGACTCAGAAGTTACTTTAGAAGGTATACCTGATATTCAAGATGTCCATTCCCTAATCGAAATCCTTGAAGAATATAATGTCAGCGTTGATTTTGATGCCGAAGCAGGAATTTTAAAAATAGATCCGACCGATATGATTTCCATCCCAATGCCCAGTGGTAAGATAACAAGCTTACGTGCATCTTATTATTTTATGGGCGCAATTTTATCTAAATTTGGTGAAGGCGTCATTGGTCTTCCTGGAGGTTGTAACTTAGGACCACGTCCAATTGACCAGCATATTAAGGGGTTTGAAGCGCTAGGCGCAACGGTGCGCAATGAAATGGGCGCTATTTATCTGACTTCGCCGGAAGAAGGGTTAGTTGGTAATCGTATATATTTAGATGTGGTATCTATTGGAGCGACTATCAATACAATTTTAGCATCCGTACATGCAGAAGGAAGAACAGTCATTGAAAATGCTGCTAAGGAACCAGAAATTATTGATGTTTGCACCTTGTTGAATAACATGGGCGCGGAAATTCGCGGCGCAGGTACCGATGTTATTCGTGTTGAAGGCGTAGAGGCGTTACACGGGTGTCGCCACACCGTTATTCCTGACCGAATAGAGGCAGGGACGTATCTCGCCGTAGCTGCTGCTATGGGTGAACATGTACTTATCAAAAACGTAATTGTTGAACATTTGGAGAGCTTCGTTGCGAAGCTAGAGGAGATGGGGGTCGATATGGAGATTGGCGAAGATAGTATTTTAGTCCGTCAATCAGATGATTTGAAAATGGTTCATATTAAGACACTTCCTTATCCAGGTTTTGCAACTGACTTACAGCAACCACTAACTCCCCTCTTGTTGAAAGCAAAAGGTAACGGAACTTTAATTGATACGATTTATCCAAAACGCGTCAATCATATACCAGAGCTAAATAGAATGGGAGCCAGTATTAAAGTGGAGAGTGGAACCATTTACTTTGATGGACCAAATGAGCTAATGGGAACAGAAGTTACCGCAAGTGACCTCAGAGCTGGGGCAGCGATGGTGATTGCTGGATTAATAGCAAAAGGAACAACTACCATCTATGGCGTAGAAAATATTTTACGCGGGTACGATGGAATCGTTGAAAAATTAACTGCTTTAGGAGCAGATATTGAAATGGTTGGAATAACTGAATGA
- a CDS encoding type B 50S ribosomal protein L31, giving the protein MKQEIHPKYQQVVFMDTSTGFKFLSGSTKGSSETVEWEDGNTYPLIRMEVTSDSHPFYTGRQKFAQAEGRVGRFNKKYGFKTETEEDEETEA; this is encoded by the coding sequence ATGAAACAAGAGATCCATCCAAAATACCAACAAGTTGTGTTCATGGACACTTCAACAGGATTTAAATTCCTTTCAGGTTCAACTAAAGGTTCAAGCGAAACTGTTGAATGGGAAGACGGTAACACATACCCATTAATTCGTATGGAAGTAACTTCAGATTCTCATCCCTTCTACACTGGTCGTCAAAAATTTGCGCAAGCAGAAGGACGCGTGGGCCGTTTCAACAAAAAATACGGCTTCAAAACAGAAACAGAAGAAGACGAAGAAACAGAAGCATAA
- a CDS encoding AAC(3) family N-acetyltransferase: MYTKNELLSQLGAMGIDPQGSLLVHSSYKSMGSVEGGPDTVLDSLSDYMQNGLLILPTHTWNYINADNPNFYVADSPSNVGILTERFRKRPGVYRSYHPTHSVAALGKDAQSFIQGDETHDTPCARGSSLGKLLDRKGQIILVGVDLTRNTFIHGIEEWNNVPNRMADTHEALYTILPDGTKISVPSRRHSGLSWSEHYWKVDKHLLATGAMWLGKFGDAEVRVCDTVKMTEVISDLLKKDPDLFLENQPLID; this comes from the coding sequence ATGTATACAAAAAACGAGCTATTAAGCCAGCTAGGGGCAATGGGAATAGACCCTCAAGGGAGTCTATTGGTTCATTCTTCCTATAAAAGTATGGGGTCTGTAGAAGGGGGACCTGATACTGTTTTAGATAGTCTATCTGACTATATGCAAAATGGTCTCTTGATTCTACCGACCCATACATGGAATTATATTAATGCAGATAACCCAAATTTTTACGTAGCGGACTCACCGTCAAACGTCGGAATATTAACAGAGCGTTTCCGCAAACGCCCAGGTGTCTACAGATCCTACCATCCAACTCACTCAGTAGCTGCTTTAGGTAAAGATGCGCAAAGTTTCATCCAAGGTGATGAGACACACGATACGCCATGTGCGCGTGGTTCGTCGCTTGGTAAGCTACTAGATCGGAAGGGACAAATTATCTTAGTTGGTGTAGACTTAACTAGGAATACGTTTATTCATGGGATAGAAGAATGGAATAATGTTCCAAATAGAATGGCCGATACTCATGAAGCCCTCTATACCATACTACCAGATGGCACTAAAATTTCTGTTCCTTCACGTCGTCATAGTGGTTTATCTTGGTCTGAACATTATTGGAAAGTAGATAAACATCTCTTAGCAACCGGAGCCATGTGGTTAGGAAAGTTTGGAGACGCTGAAGTACGTGTGTGTGATACGGTTAAAATGACAGAAGTTATATCGGACCTGTTAAAAAAAGATCCGGATTTATTTTTGGAGAATCAACCATTAATAGATTAA